A region from the Kiritimatiellia bacterium genome encodes:
- a CDS encoding PilT/PilU family type 4a pilus ATPase, translating into MPTLHELLKLAVERGASDLHLVPDRPPMLRIAQELVPAAPDPVTAADVAAAAEALLPPHLRDGFRTRREADFSHMEPGVGRFRVNVFVATGNCTISMRHVKDRVPSFEELHLPPQIRAIAMFPRGIVLATGTTGCGKSTTLAAIIEHINTHLVRRIVTIEDPIEYLFRPARSVISQREVGIDTQSFHAALKHVLRQDPDVIMIGEMRDAESFVAALSAAQTGHLVFSTLHTGTAAQAIPRILDFFPASERDSVRMALADNLRAVFCQRLVPSTDGGVRPAVEILIVTPTVRKLIEQNRLDKLPAAIETGTEDGMQTFNQSLYAMIRAGEVTEEVALRYASNPEALRMNLKGVFLDEARRILST; encoded by the coding sequence ATGCCCACACTGCATGAACTACTGAAGCTCGCGGTCGAACGCGGCGCCTCCGATCTGCATCTGGTCCCCGACCGGCCACCGATGTTGCGCATCGCGCAGGAGCTGGTGCCTGCCGCTCCCGATCCCGTTACGGCGGCGGACGTGGCGGCTGCGGCCGAAGCGCTGTTGCCGCCGCACCTGCGGGACGGGTTCCGCACGCGACGGGAAGCCGACTTTTCACACATGGAGCCCGGCGTGGGGCGCTTCCGCGTGAACGTGTTTGTCGCGACCGGCAACTGCACGATCTCGATGCGACATGTGAAAGACCGCGTCCCGTCGTTTGAGGAGCTCCACCTGCCGCCACAAATTCGGGCGATCGCAATGTTCCCGCGCGGTATCGTGCTGGCCACCGGCACGACCGGCTGCGGGAAGTCCACAACGCTGGCCGCGATCATCGAACATATCAACACCCACCTGGTGCGCCGAATCGTGACGATCGAAGACCCGATCGAATACCTCTTCCGCCCCGCTCGCTCGGTGATCTCCCAGCGCGAGGTCGGCATCGACACGCAGTCCTTTCACGCGGCGCTCAAACATGTGCTCCGGCAGGATCCAGACGTGATCATGATCGGCGAAATGCGAGATGCGGAGAGCTTCGTCGCGGCCCTCTCGGCAGCCCAGACCGGTCATCTGGTGTTCAGCACACTGCACACCGGCACCGCGGCGCAGGCGATCCCCCGCATCCTCGACTTCTTTCCAGCCAGCGAGCGCGACTCGGTCCGCATGGCGCTCGCGGACAATCTGCGAGCGGTCTTCTGCCAGCGTCTGGTTCCCTCCACCGATGGAGGTGTGCGTCCCGCCGTCGAAATCCTGATCGTGACACCGACCGTCCGCAAACTCATCGAGCAGAACCGGCTGGATAAGCTGCCCGCCGCAATCGAAACCGGCACCGAGGACGGAATGCAGACATTCAACCAGTCGCTGTATGCGATGATCCGCGCCGGAGAGGTCACGGAAGAAGTCGCGCTGCGGTACGCGAGCAATCCGGAAGCGCTGCGCATGAATCTCAAGGGCGTTTTCCTCGACGAGGCGCGCCGCATCCTGTCCACCTGA
- a CDS encoding NAD-dependent epimerase/dehydratase family protein, with protein sequence MAVSNGELTLVTGAAGYVGGVLTADLVAQGVPVRAMVRDRRRAGELERLGVPIVEADLRDADSLRRAVRGCTRVYHIAALYRQAGFPERVYHDINAEGTRRMLDASIEAGVRRFIHCSTVGVLGDVRDPPGTETSPYNPGDAYQRSKLAGELIALDYFRSGRIRGVVIRPAMIYGPGDTRNLKMFRMIARRRFFYVGPCKHVHFVDVRDLSRAFQLAMAREDLNGEVYIIAGERAVPLDVMARKIASVLGVPPPRWRLPVKPLQWLGTMCEAICTPLNIRPPIFRRRVDFFTKNRHFDASKAARELGFRPARSFEEEVEDIARWYRDHGWL encoded by the coding sequence ATGGCGGTCTCGAACGGCGAACTGACGCTCGTGACGGGGGCGGCCGGCTACGTGGGCGGCGTGCTGACGGCCGATTTGGTTGCGCAGGGCGTTCCGGTCCGGGCGATGGTACGGGATCGGCGCCGCGCCGGCGAACTTGAGCGGCTCGGTGTGCCGATTGTCGAGGCGGACCTGCGCGACGCGGACTCGCTTCGGCGGGCGGTACGCGGCTGCACGCGTGTGTATCACATTGCGGCTCTCTATCGTCAGGCTGGATTCCCGGAGCGCGTGTATCACGACATCAACGCCGAAGGAACGCGACGGATGCTCGATGCTTCGATCGAGGCTGGCGTGCGCCGGTTCATTCACTGTTCGACGGTGGGCGTGCTGGGCGACGTCCGTGACCCCCCGGGCACCGAGACCTCTCCGTACAATCCCGGTGACGCGTATCAGCGTTCGAAACTGGCTGGCGAGCTGATTGCGCTGGACTACTTCCGTTCGGGGCGCATTCGCGGCGTGGTCATCCGTCCGGCGATGATCTACGGCCCGGGTGACACGCGGAACCTGAAGATGTTTCGGATGATCGCGCGTCGGCGTTTTTTTTATGTGGGGCCGTGCAAGCATGTGCACTTCGTCGACGTGCGGGATCTCAGCCGGGCGTTCCAGTTGGCAATGGCGCGCGAGGACCTCAATGGTGAGGTGTACATCATCGCCGGTGAACGGGCGGTGCCGCTCGACGTGATGGCGCGCAAGATCGCGTCGGTGCTCGGGGTGCCGCCGCCCCGCTGGCGCCTGCCGGTGAAGCCGCTGCAGTGGCTCGGAACGATGTGCGAGGCGATCTGTACGCCGCTGAACATTCGGCCCCCCATCTTTCGCCGGCGCGTGGACTTCTTTACGAAGAATCGTCACTTTGACGCATCGAAAGCGGCGCGCGAACTTGGCTTCCGTCCCGCGCGAAGTTTTGAGGAGGAGGTGGAGGATATTGCCCGATGGTATCGGGACCACGGATGGCTCTGA
- a CDS encoding endo-1,4-beta-xylanase translates to MRIRVREAAQPFYSLQVGQPLRAAWAAGERIGLSFVARSPTSNRVRVAVEQAGPPWANVAEIVTEWSPEWRPYGVTQTTDRAWAAGELWVRIQAGFGTGEMEIADLRIQRLGPDPRLADARSAVAPAAVAERTRRLRQCELVVRVRDGAGRPVRGARVEVHQQKHSFLFGCNIFLLDPANTEPWQREYQRRFGALLNYATLPFYWGAYEPVRGQRNETKLEAMARWCEERGIAAKGHPICWHEVWPRWAPVSAEEAIPLLEARVRQLIPRYQKWIRYWDVWNEANAAAAPAHRGTGIGDWVRRDGPALPVMTALRWAREVATPDTVLLYNDFDVSARNERLLRTLAASNALPDAIGLQSHMHDGPWSLERLWEVTERFAVFGRPIHFTEMTVVSGARARGVPVKERYEAGEWPTTPEGEAAQADYVEQAYRVLFSHPQVEAITWWDFSDRGAWKRAPAGWLRADMSPKPVYERLMRLIRGEWWTDATATTDSTGTVRVRVWRGTHRVRAIADGKSLDAIITIPLRAGATAEITLTL, encoded by the coding sequence ATTCGTGTGCGTGAAGCCGCGCAGCCGTTTTACTCGTTGCAGGTGGGACAGCCATTGCGTGCGGCGTGGGCCGCAGGCGAACGGATCGGGCTGAGCTTTGTCGCGCGTTCGCCGACCTCCAACCGCGTGCGGGTCGCTGTAGAACAGGCGGGCCCACCCTGGGCAAATGTGGCGGAGATTGTGACGGAGTGGTCTCCCGAGTGGCGGCCGTACGGCGTTACCCAGACGACAGATCGGGCATGGGCGGCCGGCGAGCTGTGGGTTCGGATTCAAGCCGGTTTCGGCACGGGGGAGATGGAGATCGCAGATTTGCGGATACAGCGTCTCGGTCCGGACCCTCGGCTGGCAGACGCACGGTCGGCGGTGGCGCCGGCAGCGGTTGCGGAGCGAACGCGGCGGTTGCGGCAGTGCGAACTGGTGGTCCGCGTGCGCGACGGAGCAGGGCGGCCGGTGCGGGGGGCGCGGGTGGAAGTTCACCAGCAAAAGCACTCTTTTCTTTTTGGGTGCAACATTTTTCTACTCGATCCCGCGAACACGGAGCCATGGCAGCGCGAGTATCAGCGGCGATTTGGAGCGCTGCTGAATTACGCGACGCTGCCGTTCTACTGGGGCGCCTACGAGCCGGTGCGGGGACAGAGAAACGAGACGAAGCTGGAGGCGATGGCCCGGTGGTGTGAGGAGAGAGGAATCGCCGCGAAGGGTCATCCGATTTGTTGGCATGAGGTGTGGCCGCGTTGGGCGCCTGTCTCCGCAGAAGAGGCCATCCCGCTGCTGGAAGCGCGCGTCCGCCAGCTGATCCCCCGCTATCAGAAGTGGATTCGCTACTGGGATGTTTGGAACGAGGCGAACGCTGCGGCGGCACCGGCGCACCGTGGCACCGGAATCGGAGACTGGGTACGGCGTGATGGCCCCGCCCTGCCGGTGATGACGGCGTTGCGCTGGGCGCGGGAGGTGGCGACGCCGGATACGGTGTTGCTCTACAACGATTTCGACGTCAGCGCGCGCAACGAACGGCTTCTGCGGACGCTCGCGGCCTCGAATGCGCTCCCCGACGCGATCGGGCTGCAGTCACACATGCATGATGGCCCCTGGTCTCTCGAGCGTCTCTGGGAAGTGACCGAACGCTTCGCCGTGTTCGGCCGCCCGATTCATTTCACCGAGATGACGGTGGTCAGCGGCGCTCGGGCGCGGGGGGTGCCGGTGAAAGAGCGCTATGAGGCGGGAGAATGGCCTACGACGCCAGAGGGTGAGGCCGCACAGGCCGACTACGTCGAGCAAGCCTATCGGGTGTTGTTCAGCCACCCTCAGGTGGAGGCGATTACATGGTGGGATTTCAGCGATCGGGGGGCTTGGAAGCGCGCGCCGGCCGGCTGGTTGCGGGCGGACATGAGCCCGAAGCCGGTATATGAGCGTCTGATGAGGTTGATCCGCGGTGAATGGTGGACGGATGCCACCGCCACCACCGATTCCACGGGGACGGTTCGCGTCCGGGTATGGCGGGGCACCCATCGGGTGCGGGCGATTGCGGATGGAAAAAGCTTGGACGCCATCATCACGATTCCTCTGCGCGCCGGCGCAACGGCGGAAATCACGTTGACCCTGTGA